A single Arcanobacterium canis DNA region contains:
- a CDS encoding sugar phosphate isomerase/epimerase family protein, whose product MAVLGVQMMMLKDKVAQEGMWSVLEKIARMDLHAVEVSQIPMEEATVADLERGVKELGIEVGALSVALAPAPMANGDNFVEHYDKIVSDAKRLNCRFLRIGMMPFSAMTSKESCEAWAAEVEPWAKKLQDEEGITLCYHNHHVDLAQFDGERIFDIVRRVAPHVNFEVDLHWVQRGGMAPLDMLSEYSGVCKLIHVKDFRVGSLPEKALDLFAQGKVEEGYSMFVNIVEFAEVGQGNMNWPQLLPASIDAGAEYLFIEQDMTYGRDPFDCLADSRGYLASIGY is encoded by the coding sequence ATGGCTGTTCTTGGCGTCCAGATGATGATGCTTAAAGACAAGGTTGCCCAGGAGGGCATGTGGTCGGTTTTGGAGAAAATTGCTCGCATGGATCTTCACGCTGTTGAAGTGTCACAGATTCCGATGGAGGAAGCAACCGTGGCAGACCTTGAACGTGGAGTAAAAGAATTAGGGATCGAGGTTGGCGCACTTTCCGTTGCTCTCGCCCCTGCCCCAATGGCAAATGGAGATAACTTCGTTGAGCACTATGACAAGATCGTCTCCGATGCCAAACGCCTCAATTGCCGGTTTTTGCGCATTGGAATGATGCCTTTTAGCGCGATGACTTCAAAAGAGAGCTGTGAAGCCTGGGCGGCCGAGGTTGAACCGTGGGCTAAGAAGCTCCAAGATGAGGAAGGTATCACCTTGTGCTACCACAACCACCATGTGGATTTGGCACAGTTCGACGGCGAAAGAATCTTCGATATTGTGCGCCGTGTGGCTCCTCATGTGAATTTTGAGGTCGATCTTCACTGGGTACAGCGTGGTGGCATGGCTCCACTAGATATGCTCAGTGAGTATTCTGGGGTATGCAAACTCATTCATGTCAAAGATTTCCGCGTTGGATCTTTACCTGAAAAGGCGTTGGACCTGTTTGCTCAGGGCAAGGTTGAAGAAGGCTACTCGATGTTCGTCAATATCGTCGAATTTGCTGAAGTTGGCCAAGGAAATATGAACTGGCCTCAGCTTCTGCCTGCCTCAATCGACGCTGGCGCAGAATACCTCTTTATTGAGCAAGATATGACCTACGGGCGTGATCCTTTCGATTGTTTAGCTGATTCCAGGGGTTATCTCGCATCTATCGGATACTGA
- a CDS encoding Nif3-like dinuclear metal center hexameric protein: MRHISDVVNAIETAYPPALAEDWDRVGLVVGDPSWEVTKVGFAVDPCEATVSEAIERGAQMLITHHPLYLRGTSFVAATGGKGSWVTTLIQHNVGLLAAHTNADAAQTGTAQAMADLLGLVDVRPLAPNPDAPHLGIGRVGRLAMTMSVRELAERLKALIPPTPAGITIGGDPERIVTTVALSPGSGDSYLARANDVGADVYITADLRHHPSTDHLWAGGCPLIGLTHFASEWPLLPQMRQHVAKLGVETYISTLVTDPWTLRI; this comes from the coding sequence ATGAGACACATTTCCGACGTCGTCAATGCTATTGAAACTGCGTACCCGCCGGCTTTGGCGGAAGACTGGGACCGCGTTGGTCTTGTGGTGGGAGACCCGTCGTGGGAGGTGACGAAGGTTGGCTTCGCTGTTGATCCGTGTGAAGCCACGGTGAGTGAGGCTATTGAGCGCGGCGCGCAAATGTTGATTACTCACCACCCTCTGTATCTTCGTGGTACCTCTTTCGTCGCAGCAACAGGCGGCAAAGGCTCGTGGGTTACGACATTGATTCAGCATAATGTCGGCTTGCTCGCAGCCCATACGAATGCCGACGCAGCGCAGACCGGAACAGCGCAGGCAATGGCCGATCTTCTGGGATTAGTGGACGTGCGCCCGTTGGCTCCGAACCCTGATGCTCCCCACCTGGGCATCGGGCGAGTGGGGCGGCTTGCGATGACGATGAGCGTTCGCGAACTAGCAGAGCGACTCAAGGCTCTTATTCCACCAACTCCGGCCGGAATCACCATCGGTGGTGACCCTGAGCGAATCGTTACCACAGTGGCGCTGTCACCTGGTTCGGGCGATTCATATCTTGCACGCGCAAATGACGTTGGAGCAGATGTCTATATCACTGCTGATCTGCGTCATCACCCCAGCACAGACCATCTGTGGGCAGGAGGCTGTCCTTTGATCGGCCTGACGCACTTTGCTTCGGAATGGCCACTTTTGCCACAGATGCGTCAGCATGTGGCAAAACTTGGCGTCGAGACGTATATTTCAACGCTCGTGACTGATCCATGGACCCTGAGAATCTGA
- a CDS encoding MFS transporter, whose translation MSASIPQRYKRPFGLRDKIGYMFGDFGNDFTFILQATFFMIFFTNVVGVKAAHVGTLFFVARLVDAFTDVGMGILIDRLPVATPGYKFKRWIKYVAVPVAVASALMYLSFIADFNSYTMKVVWMSATYFLWGSICYTAINIPYGSMASVISADSDDRAQLSVYRSTGANLAMLIITSVLPLIVYTKNDKGVSVLDGNMMMYASIACSVLAVVCYAICYCLVEERVISAPNANRPGIGKMLGTIITNRALLGLIVAALILVLANLFLTGMVGYLVLNWFGNGKLQSAANFAGLLPTFALIVIAPYLAKRFGKKEVAIVSSIIGGGVLILAYSLQTKNFYVWVVLFAVAQFMIAIFNFLVWAFITDVIDFQEVRTGQRDDGTVYAIYSWARKVGQAFAGFLTGIALSWIGFDEVAAKAGDVQTPNVVDNIFMLSNLVPGIGIVLVAVSLYFLYPLSKKAVEKNTAILQERREALTK comes from the coding sequence ATGAGCGCTTCCATTCCCCAGCGGTACAAACGGCCATTCGGACTTCGCGACAAAATCGGCTATATGTTTGGAGATTTTGGCAACGACTTCACTTTCATTCTTCAAGCAACGTTCTTCATGATCTTCTTTACCAACGTTGTCGGTGTCAAAGCTGCTCATGTGGGAACTCTTTTCTTCGTTGCCCGCCTTGTTGACGCCTTCACCGACGTCGGTATGGGAATCTTGATTGACCGCTTGCCTGTTGCCACCCCAGGGTACAAGTTCAAGCGTTGGATCAAGTACGTTGCAGTGCCGGTTGCGGTTGCCTCAGCGTTGATGTACCTGTCATTCATTGCAGATTTCAACTCCTACACCATGAAAGTCGTGTGGATGAGCGCTACCTATTTCCTGTGGGGGTCAATCTGCTACACCGCAATTAATATTCCATACGGTTCCATGGCATCAGTGATCTCAGCTGACTCTGACGATCGAGCACAGCTATCCGTCTACCGCTCCACTGGCGCAAACCTCGCCATGCTCATCATCACCTCTGTTCTGCCGTTGATCGTTTACACCAAAAACGATAAAGGCGTTTCGGTGCTTGACGGAAATATGATGATGTATGCCTCGATTGCATGTTCTGTTCTGGCAGTTGTGTGCTACGCAATATGCTATTGCCTCGTTGAAGAGCGCGTTATTTCTGCACCGAATGCAAACCGCCCCGGTATCGGCAAGATGCTGGGCACTATTATCACCAACCGAGCACTTCTTGGGTTGATTGTCGCTGCACTCATTTTAGTTTTGGCTAACCTCTTCCTCACCGGTATGGTCGGCTACCTCGTTCTCAATTGGTTCGGAAACGGCAAGCTCCAATCTGCTGCTAATTTCGCAGGCCTCTTACCCACCTTTGCACTGATTGTCATTGCGCCTTATCTTGCAAAACGCTTCGGTAAGAAAGAAGTGGCTATCGTTTCTTCAATCATCGGCGGCGGGGTTCTCATCTTGGCTTATAGCCTGCAGACAAAGAATTTCTACGTCTGGGTTGTTCTCTTTGCCGTCGCGCAATTCATGATCGCAATTTTCAACTTCCTTGTGTGGGCCTTTATCACCGATGTTATCGACTTCCAAGAAGTTCGCACCGGCCAGCGCGATGATGGCACAGTGTACGCTATCTATTCGTGGGCACGTAAAGTGGGGCAAGCATTTGCCGGTTTCCTCACAGGTATTGCATTAAGCTGGATCGGTTTCGACGAAGTGGCTGCAAAAGCTGGAGATGTTCAAACCCCCAATGTTGTTGACAACATCTTCATGCTCTCAAATCTCGTTCCTGGAATCGGCATCGTTCTCGTGGCCGTATCCCTCTACTTCCTCTATCCGCTCTCAAAGAAAGCTGTTGAGAAGAACACAGCAATTCTTCAAGAGCGCCGTGAAGCACTCACCAAGTAA
- a CDS encoding amino acid permease has product MELQRSLSNRHVQLIAIGGAIGTGLFMGSGKTISTAGPSVLLVYAIIGFVLFFIMRAMGELLLSREGYHTFSDFIADILGPTAGFVVGWTYWLCWIVTATAEVIAVAGYTHFWWPNLPLWIPALIMVGIIFLLNSLTVKAFGETEFWFSLIKIAAIIALIIMGFVLAFSHFTSPDGTVAGVSNLWSDSRGNVSLFPHGIAGFFGGFQLAIFSFIGIELVGTTAGEAKDPHVTLPKAINSIPLRILLFYILALGAIMMVTPWYDVDPELSPFVNLFSLVGITAAASVVNFVVITSAASSCNSGVYSTSRMAYALARNGQAPSGLAALSRRFIPEKSLMISCAILLTSIPLMATGGTVMEVFTMVTSVSSLLFIFVWVMIVWAYLVYRHRRPADHDTSGFTLPGGRVSAVGVLLFVVFLMVILAQDFLTLMAIIFSFVWVGVIWIAATYVMRKGVGARVAHKHKAKVQAEYEEAAKYRASISHLTQRH; this is encoded by the coding sequence GTGGAGTTACAACGTAGCCTGTCTAATCGCCATGTCCAGCTGATTGCAATCGGCGGCGCAATTGGCACTGGTCTGTTCATGGGCTCAGGAAAAACAATTTCGACGGCGGGACCCTCCGTTCTCTTGGTCTACGCTATCATCGGATTTGTCCTGTTCTTCATCATGCGTGCGATGGGCGAGCTTCTCCTCTCGCGCGAGGGCTACCACACGTTTTCTGACTTCATCGCCGACATCCTTGGGCCTACCGCAGGCTTCGTGGTGGGATGGACGTACTGGCTATGCTGGATTGTCACTGCAACTGCTGAAGTCATTGCGGTAGCGGGTTACACGCATTTTTGGTGGCCGAATTTGCCGCTGTGGATTCCTGCCCTGATTATGGTGGGCATTATTTTCCTTCTGAACTCCCTGACAGTGAAGGCTTTTGGTGAGACTGAATTTTGGTTTTCTCTCATCAAGATCGCAGCGATTATTGCCTTGATTATTATGGGGTTTGTTTTGGCGTTCTCTCACTTCACCTCCCCTGATGGAACTGTGGCAGGGGTGAGTAATCTGTGGAGTGACTCTCGTGGGAATGTCAGTCTGTTTCCTCATGGAATTGCGGGTTTCTTTGGCGGATTTCAGCTAGCTATTTTTTCCTTTATTGGTATCGAACTCGTTGGAACCACAGCTGGCGAGGCAAAAGACCCGCATGTCACCTTGCCTAAAGCTATCAATTCGATTCCTTTGCGCATCCTGCTGTTCTATATTTTGGCTCTCGGCGCGATCATGATGGTTACCCCGTGGTACGACGTCGATCCAGAACTTTCACCGTTTGTGAATCTTTTTTCTCTTGTGGGAATTACAGCCGCTGCCTCTGTTGTAAACTTTGTGGTCATCACGTCAGCTGCTTCTTCATGTAATTCGGGGGTTTATTCAACCTCCCGAATGGCTTACGCTCTAGCTCGAAATGGTCAAGCTCCTTCTGGCTTAGCTGCGCTGTCACGGCGTTTTATCCCTGAGAAGTCACTGATGATTTCTTGTGCAATTTTGCTCACTTCGATCCCTCTCATGGCAACTGGAGGCACAGTTATGGAGGTTTTTACAATGGTCACCTCCGTCTCATCCCTCTTGTTTATTTTTGTGTGGGTGATGATTGTCTGGGCTTATTTAGTTTATCGTCACCGTCGGCCAGCTGATCATGACACTTCTGGCTTCACTCTTCCTGGTGGACGGGTCAGCGCGGTTGGTGTTCTTCTCTTTGTTGTATTTTTAATGGTTATTTTGGCTCAGGATTTTCTCACTCTCATGGCAATTATCTTCTCATTTGTGTGGGTGGGTGTTATCTGGATTGCCGCCACATACGTTATGCGCAAGGGAGTTGGAGCAAGAGTGGCACACAAGCACAAAGCAAAAGTTCAAGCTGAATATGAGGAAGCTGCAAAATATCGTGCCAGTATTTCTCACCTCACTCAGCGTCATTGA
- a CDS encoding Gfo/Idh/MocA family protein: MTQKVRLGIIGHGAEGTMYSKFLTEGRVPEMEIGAICDILPEKKEAADSYGVPFFTDYIEMLDSGTVDAIVTCVPHYLHPEMGIEALKRKIHTLIEKPVGVYTKQAREVIEFAQNTPDVKCGVFFNQRTNPLYRDLKALIDSGELGSLRHTSWIITTWWRPQGYYNQSEWRATWGGEGGGVLVNQAPHQLDLWQWLCGAPKSVFAKAAYGYRRDIVVEDEVNALADFGNGATGTFITSTNDLPGTDRLEILFDRGKIVVENSDTVHITRLVDDERVLSDKMGMEEIVALFTGKLDRESLMSTETKTYESVWGGQHVEVLKNFAAQILHDADPLAPIADGIYGVALANAIHLSSWTGTEVSLENFDEDLYLELLNERIEAEGKFESRK, encoded by the coding sequence ATGACTCAAAAAGTACGTTTAGGCATTATCGGACACGGAGCCGAAGGAACAATGTATTCAAAGTTCCTCACCGAAGGACGCGTACCAGAAATGGAAATTGGCGCAATCTGCGACATCCTCCCCGAAAAGAAAGAGGCAGCAGATTCCTACGGTGTTCCCTTCTTCACCGATTACATCGAGATGCTTGATTCGGGAACCGTCGATGCAATCGTGACATGTGTACCTCACTACCTTCACCCTGAAATGGGCATTGAAGCCCTCAAACGCAAAATTCACACACTCATCGAAAAGCCCGTTGGTGTTTACACAAAACAGGCACGCGAAGTCATCGAATTTGCACAAAACACGCCTGACGTGAAATGCGGTGTTTTCTTCAATCAACGCACAAATCCCCTCTACAGAGATTTGAAAGCATTGATCGATTCTGGCGAGCTCGGGTCCCTGCGCCACACCTCGTGGATCATCACCACCTGGTGGCGCCCCCAGGGCTATTACAACCAGTCCGAATGGCGAGCAACATGGGGTGGAGAAGGCGGAGGCGTTCTCGTCAACCAGGCACCACACCAGCTTGATCTATGGCAGTGGCTATGTGGGGCACCAAAATCAGTGTTCGCTAAAGCAGCCTACGGGTACCGCCGCGATATCGTCGTCGAAGATGAAGTCAATGCTCTAGCAGATTTCGGCAATGGCGCGACTGGCACTTTCATTACTTCTACCAACGATTTACCTGGAACTGACCGACTCGAAATTCTTTTCGATCGTGGGAAAATCGTGGTGGAAAACTCCGACACTGTCCACATCACACGCCTCGTTGATGACGAGCGTGTGCTCTCAGACAAAATGGGGATGGAAGAAATTGTTGCTCTCTTCACCGGAAAACTCGATCGCGAATCCTTGATGAGCACCGAAACAAAAACCTATGAATCAGTATGGGGCGGACAGCACGTAGAAGTCTTGAAAAATTTTGCAGCACAGATTCTGCACGACGCCGATCCGCTTGCTCCTATTGCTGACGGGATCTACGGCGTTGCACTGGCAAACGCTATTCATCTGTCCTCCTGGACCGGCACAGAAGTGTCGTTGGAGAACTTCGATGAGGATCTCTACCTCGAACTACTCAACGAGCGTATCGAGGCTGAAGGCAAGTTTGAGTCCCGTAAATAG
- a CDS encoding zinc ribbon domain-containing protein: MKAPRTDQLALLDLAILDSKIGKLRREDHNHPLRAELTAIVNQIAATGREIAVAEEKLIQANTEVEQAGAATEKLSAVIHEKEDKLAAGSGMDSRQLLALQKEIGDARARLEQAEERDFAALEAAEACERELEAARVHLNMLNTQMLETRSTLEAEIEGLERDVADLVATRERLVEPLDHDLVALYDRSRARGGFGVIGMYPNGMTTGGLQISPVEAASIKGGDPDDVHISDDYDAIIVLTN; encoded by the coding sequence ATGAAAGCACCTCGTACCGATCAACTCGCTCTTCTTGACCTTGCCATCCTTGATTCGAAGATCGGTAAGTTGCGCCGGGAGGATCACAATCATCCCTTGCGTGCTGAGCTGACTGCAATAGTCAACCAGATTGCGGCCACGGGGCGTGAGATCGCCGTCGCCGAGGAGAAATTGATTCAGGCAAACACAGAAGTTGAGCAGGCAGGTGCTGCAACAGAGAAGTTGAGTGCGGTGATCCACGAAAAAGAGGACAAACTTGCCGCAGGTTCCGGTATGGATTCCCGTCAGCTTCTGGCACTGCAAAAAGAGATCGGTGACGCGCGCGCACGGCTTGAACAAGCCGAAGAACGAGACTTTGCGGCGTTGGAAGCGGCAGAGGCATGTGAGCGTGAGCTCGAGGCTGCTCGTGTACACCTGAATATGCTCAATACGCAGATGCTTGAGACTCGATCAACTTTGGAAGCTGAGATTGAGGGCCTGGAACGCGATGTCGCGGATCTCGTGGCCACACGTGAACGGCTTGTTGAGCCTCTCGATCATGATCTCGTCGCTCTTTACGATCGTTCGCGAGCACGTGGCGGTTTCGGGGTGATCGGAATGTATCCCAACGGGATGACCACAGGTGGGCTTCAAATTTCGCCCGTCGAGGCAGCATCGATCAAAGGTGGGGATCCAGATGACGTGCATATTTCGGACGATTATGACGCCATCATTGTGCTGACGAACTAG
- a CDS encoding fluoride efflux transporter FluC, with amino-acid sequence MNIESRTQCALIVAAGGALGALARYGLTTAIPGGYLDLMAVNVMGAFLLGLLTDGLAGHVADMSQRRRWQLFTGTGVLGGFTTYSALALNVVTLVTSPALAFAYAATTVALGVLGAEVGCWVGTRIGGRP; translated from the coding sequence GTGAATATCGAATCTCGAACACAATGCGCACTGATCGTGGCCGCAGGCGGAGCGCTTGGCGCACTTGCACGCTACGGCCTCACTACAGCGATTCCTGGCGGCTACCTCGATCTCATGGCAGTAAACGTCATGGGAGCATTTCTCCTCGGCCTGCTCACTGACGGGCTTGCAGGTCACGTCGCTGACATGTCACAACGACGTCGCTGGCAACTCTTCACTGGAACAGGTGTGCTGGGAGGATTTACGACCTACTCTGCTCTCGCTCTCAACGTTGTCACCTTGGTCACCTCCCCGGCACTGGCATTTGCCTATGCAGCCACGACGGTAGCGCTTGGCGTACTCGGAGCCGAGGTTGGTTGCTGGGTTGGCACTCGCATTGGAGGCAGGCCGTGA
- the crcB gene encoding fluoride efflux transporter CrcB, whose translation MIAFLALAAGLGAACRFLLDDLLSSPHSRLPRGTWVVNTLGSFLLGICAGGASQGALSPDWLAILGTGFCGGFTTFSTASLDSVKLAHRGERLVALFNSTGMIVVCIAAAALGLTIAHHLC comes from the coding sequence GTGATCGCTTTTCTCGCGCTCGCCGCAGGTCTAGGGGCTGCTTGCCGCTTCCTTCTCGACGATCTCTTGTCCAGCCCCCATTCGCGTTTGCCGCGTGGGACGTGGGTAGTGAATACTCTTGGTTCCTTCTTACTTGGCATTTGTGCTGGTGGTGCGAGCCAAGGAGCGCTATCTCCAGATTGGCTGGCGATACTTGGAACCGGGTTTTGCGGTGGATTCACCACCTTTTCCACCGCATCATTAGATTCTGTGAAACTAGCGCACCGTGGAGAAAGGTTGGTCGCGCTATTCAATAGCACTGGTATGATTGTGGTTTGCATTGCCGCCGCAGCACTGGGACTTACCATTGCGCATCATCTTTGTTGA
- a CDS encoding YaaA family protein: MQIFLPPSEGKTAPDVGPKLNFETLTFPQLTPLRKELATELMDVSRAENACDVLKVGASVAPEVRRQRNLLSCPTARALDVYTGVLYSALDPHHLSETDWTRAHERLVIFSGLFGLLSPCDFIPSYRLKMGISLPGGNNATRWRRILADVGPQSLHDSLIVDARSGPYRVFTPHGSHVVEIRVERIKDGQRRVVSHDAKRYRGLLAGALIRETNAPTTVNELAEFAHILVDAGHISRLELRDGPTTQLVLIDHVN; the protein is encoded by the coding sequence ATGCAGATCTTCCTTCCGCCCTCTGAGGGCAAAACAGCCCCCGACGTCGGCCCAAAGTTAAATTTCGAGACGCTCACTTTCCCACAGCTCACGCCGCTACGCAAGGAACTTGCCACTGAACTGATGGATGTCTCACGCGCTGAGAATGCATGTGACGTTCTCAAAGTCGGCGCCTCGGTTGCCCCGGAAGTCCGCCGCCAACGCAACTTGCTTTCCTGCCCTACTGCTCGCGCACTCGATGTTTATACTGGCGTGTTGTACTCAGCCCTGGATCCTCATCATCTGTCCGAAACAGATTGGACTCGTGCTCATGAGCGTCTCGTCATTTTCTCTGGGCTCTTTGGACTTCTCAGCCCGTGTGACTTTATTCCGTCCTATCGCTTAAAAATGGGAATTTCCCTCCCCGGCGGCAACAATGCCACCCGCTGGCGACGCATTCTGGCCGACGTCGGCCCGCAATCGCTTCACGACAGCCTTATCGTCGATGCACGTTCAGGCCCTTACCGCGTTTTCACACCACACGGATCGCACGTCGTCGAAATTCGTGTCGAACGTATCAAAGACGGACAACGTCGCGTTGTCTCCCATGATGCGAAACGCTACCGAGGCTTACTCGCAGGTGCGTTAATTCGTGAAACGAACGCACCAACAACAGTCAACGAACTTGCCGAATTCGCTCATATCCTCGTCGATGCCGGTCACATTAGCCGGCTCGAACTACGCGACGGACCAACGACTCAACTCGTCCTCATCGATCACGTTAACTAG
- a CDS encoding sugar phosphate isomerase/epimerase family protein produces MWTLTGFADEISKDLTEQIELFNTLGISYVEFRSAWGTKVLDLDTTELEQAKTQLSEAGISVSSIGSDLGKILITDPFEKHFERAAHAMDVAHFFSAPYIRMFSFFIPEGADPAIYRDEVMKRTRAMVNLAEKEGITLLHENEKDIYGDTPQRVADLMQTIDSPNYRAIFDPANYVQVGVAPADEAYPVVKDYVEYIHCKDASATEIVDGLNKVLPSGQGDGQFPQLFRALEADGFDGFLSIEPHLGDFDAFGGLCGPDLWTDAYNALVHVLSQMGKDFR; encoded by the coding sequence ATGTGGACTCTTACCGGATTTGCTGACGAAATTTCCAAAGACCTCACTGAACAGATTGAACTGTTCAATACCCTTGGTATCTCCTACGTGGAGTTCAGAAGTGCCTGGGGAACAAAAGTTCTCGATCTGGACACCACTGAGCTTGAGCAAGCAAAAACGCAGCTGAGCGAGGCAGGAATTTCTGTATCCTCAATTGGTTCAGATCTCGGCAAAATTCTCATCACTGACCCCTTTGAGAAACATTTTGAACGCGCTGCCCACGCAATGGATGTTGCCCACTTTTTCTCAGCACCCTACATTCGCATGTTCTCTTTCTTTATTCCAGAAGGCGCAGATCCTGCTATTTACCGCGACGAAGTCATGAAACGCACGCGGGCAATGGTGAACCTTGCTGAAAAAGAGGGCATCACCCTCTTGCACGAGAACGAAAAAGATATCTACGGCGATACTCCCCAACGCGTAGCAGACCTCATGCAAACAATCGATTCCCCAAACTATCGCGCAATCTTCGATCCAGCGAACTACGTTCAGGTGGGTGTTGCTCCAGCTGATGAAGCCTATCCAGTTGTCAAAGACTACGTTGAATACATCCACTGCAAGGATGCTTCAGCCACTGAGATCGTTGATGGTCTCAACAAGGTTCTTCCATCTGGGCAAGGCGATGGCCAATTTCCACAACTTTTCCGCGCACTTGAAGCCGATGGCTTCGATGGGTTCCTCTCCATTGAGCCCCATCTGGGTGATTTCGATGCTTTCGGCGGACTGTGTGGGCCGGATCTGTGGACCGATGCCTACAACGCCCTCGTCCATGTCCTGTCCCAAATGGGAAAGGACTTCCGATGA
- a CDS encoding Gfo/Idh/MocA family protein — translation MKRAVIIGCGDVSVVHAEGISQIEDATLVGVCDTNVERARNLARTYNVPYFSSYHDLVENLPFDVAHVATPHNMHANLTVDLLERGYHVLQEKPLAHSLEEGKAIVEASEKASGKIGICFQNRYNVSSQILHARLANAGLGTITGAYANMVWSRDANYYRSRPWRGTWEGSGGGLLMNQAIHTIDLLHWFMGGISSVSGSVTLDRLRSVIEVDESAHLFLTHPNGATSTMYATLANTAHRPVELEIYTDKATATIRDGLTIRWNDGHTEYYPERHAASSGRTYWGVSHEILFRDFYSALESPEAFWISPREAYESLKIAQTIYEHSSLR, via the coding sequence ATGAAACGGGCGGTCATTATTGGATGTGGAGATGTGAGCGTTGTTCACGCAGAAGGAATATCACAGATCGAAGATGCCACTCTTGTTGGCGTATGCGATACCAACGTTGAACGTGCGCGCAACTTAGCCCGCACTTACAACGTTCCCTATTTCAGTAGTTACCACGATCTCGTCGAAAATCTTCCCTTCGACGTCGCGCATGTTGCCACCCCACACAATATGCACGCGAATCTCACCGTTGACCTACTCGAACGCGGATACCATGTCCTCCAAGAAAAACCGCTTGCGCATTCCCTTGAGGAAGGAAAAGCCATCGTCGAAGCGAGCGAAAAAGCATCAGGAAAAATCGGTATCTGTTTCCAAAACCGCTACAACGTTTCTAGCCAGATCTTACATGCGCGCCTCGCGAATGCAGGACTTGGGACTATCACTGGTGCATACGCAAATATGGTCTGGAGCCGCGATGCGAACTACTACCGCTCACGCCCCTGGCGCGGTACATGGGAAGGCTCGGGCGGTGGGCTGCTGATGAATCAAGCAATCCACACAATTGATCTTCTTCACTGGTTCATGGGAGGTATTTCTTCAGTGAGTGGATCAGTAACACTCGATCGCTTGCGTTCAGTAATCGAAGTTGACGAAAGTGCGCACCTGTTTCTGACGCACCCCAATGGTGCAACGAGCACGATGTATGCAACTCTTGCGAATACCGCTCACAGACCCGTTGAACTCGAAATTTATACGGATAAGGCAACCGCCACTATCCGAGATGGCTTGACGATCCGGTGGAACGATGGGCATACAGAATACTACCCTGAACGCCACGCCGCTTCCTCGGGAAGAACCTATTGGGGCGTGAGCCATGAAATTCTCTTTCGCGATTTCTATTCCGCACTCGAATCCCCTGAAGCATTTTGGATTTCCCCGCGCGAAGCCTATGAATCACTGAAAATTGCCCAAACAATTTATGAACACTCATCCTTGCGATGA